A section of the Metabacillus endolithicus genome encodes:
- a CDS encoding spore germination protein: MVFGDNEPIGIIFFGGVKINQMETNAAFSVGESFYQSLESQVKNNLIAGQTFGDFDFNNFQPIASNVFDPDGVDTMMPIAQSSLGLED; this comes from the coding sequence ATGGTTTTTGGTGATAATGAACCAATAGGTATAATCTTTTTTGGTGGGGTAAAAATAAACCAAATGGAAACAAACGCAGCATTTTCAGTTGGTGAATCTTTTTATCAATCATTAGAAAGTCAGGTTAAAAATAACTTAATTGCCGGCCAAACATTTGGAGATTTTGATTTTAATAACTTTCAACCAATTGCTTCTAATGTTTTTGATCCAGATGGTGTTGATACAATGATGCCTATAGCGCAATCATCTTTGGGATTAGAAGATTGA
- a CDS encoding spore germination protein, producing the protein MSIPKIEINIGNFKVYSIAGTSSLVVGKGYYHELTSQTKTTNGVGSAYGDGSYINMSPYQSQVNDPDMKVKNSQSHYPYNAPSYAMNPYYLHPYPSYLCAYPVYK; encoded by the coding sequence ATAAGCATTCCAAAAATTGAAATCAATATCGGAAACTTCAAAGTATATAGTATTGCTGGAACGTCTTCTTTAGTAGTTGGTAAGGGATATTATCATGAATTAACAAGTCAAACAAAAACGACAAATGGTGTTGGAAGTGCATATGGAGATGGTTCTTACATCAATATGAGTCCATATCAATCACAAGTTAACGACCCTGATATGAAGGTGAAAAATAGCCAAAGTCATTATCCATATAACGCACCCTCTTATGCGATGAATCCCTATTATCTACATCCTTATCCATCTTATCTATGTGCATATCCCGTGTATAAATAA
- a CDS encoding Hsp20/alpha crystallin family protein: protein MHNPMGFFNQKNNFPFQAMPQSQFGPENLLELKKMVKQYHSILNDDFWSNIHGLGTSKRKEIQLIPVEIWESEYSIYLSIICPGLKELNHAKVFFQNDQVLTLKIKHQSVKPAGANTLLSSDLPQTTYEREIFLPKSVMTSNYSSSYEDGILTYVLKKAEDHETDLDIPFDF, encoded by the coding sequence ATGCACAATCCTATGGGTTTTTTCAATCAAAAAAACAACTTTCCTTTTCAGGCAATGCCTCAGTCACAGTTTGGTCCAGAAAATTTGCTTGAGTTAAAAAAGATGGTTAAACAATATCACTCCATCTTAAATGATGATTTCTGGAGTAACATCCATGGATTAGGTACGAGTAAACGAAAGGAAATTCAGTTAATACCAGTTGAAATTTGGGAAAGTGAATATAGCATTTACCTATCAATCATTTGCCCTGGGTTAAAAGAGCTAAATCATGCGAAAGTCTTTTTTCAAAATGATCAGGTGTTAACATTAAAAATAAAGCATCAATCAGTAAAACCTGCGGGTGCAAATACTTTACTCTCAAGTGATCTTCCACAAACAACATATGAAAGAGAAATCTTTCTCCCTAAATCAGTAATGACATCAAATTATTCTTCTAGCTATGAAGATGGGATACTCACCTATGTATTGAAAAAAGCTGAAGATCATGAGACAGATTTAGACATTCCATTTGATTTTTAA
- a CDS encoding cytochrome P450, producing the protein MSRVKDVTTPRLQNFLEFQKDPLFFFLNMLDKGDIVSLRTGFKPSFIVNSPEFVKEILVTKDSYFRKGRTTKVLRRTIGDGLLTTEKEEHRRQKNYYQPIFYKERLNHYAMTMVEETKKLVETLQHRKNCNLSDEMMQLTLVIISKVMFATDLEKNKEMLAEAVSETIEQTAHTLLSPVILPLNVPTKRHKIHKKAISKLENMIYEIIKQAKENPENYQMTMVGMMLDTTLATGERISDEEIRNQMMTMLLAGHETSANLLTWIFYVLSQNPEVERKFHEEIDAISLLEESPFEVYSKLAYTQQMMKEALRLFPPAWLIYREADKDVELLGETFKEGSTFMICSYAIHRNHEMFPNPEEFQPNRFASGSNENIPPFAYFPFGGGSRSCIGYKFAVMETVLILAIIGRKYKFRHIEGEQAIPDPLVSLRIKDGLRMEIIER; encoded by the coding sequence ATGAGTAGAGTAAAGGACGTTACAACCCCACGACTTCAAAACTTTCTTGAATTTCAAAAAGACCCCCTTTTTTTCTTTTTAAATATGCTCGATAAGGGTGATATTGTTTCTTTACGAACAGGATTTAAACCATCTTTTATTGTTAATTCACCTGAGTTTGTTAAGGAGATCTTAGTGACAAAGGATTCCTATTTCAGAAAGGGACGGACAACAAAAGTATTAAGGAGAACGATTGGTGATGGACTTCTTACTACTGAAAAGGAAGAGCATCGAAGACAAAAAAACTATTATCAGCCAATTTTCTATAAAGAGCGTTTAAATCATTATGCGATGACAATGGTTGAGGAAACGAAAAAGCTTGTAGAAACTCTTCAGCACAGGAAGAATTGCAACCTAAGTGATGAAATGATGCAGTTAACATTAGTAATTATTTCAAAAGTTATGTTTGCAACAGATTTAGAGAAAAACAAAGAGATGCTTGCGGAAGCGGTTAGTGAAACGATTGAGCAAACAGCTCACACCTTATTGTCTCCTGTTATTTTACCGTTAAATGTTCCAACAAAAAGACATAAAATACATAAAAAGGCGATTTCTAAGCTTGAAAACATGATTTATGAAATTATCAAGCAAGCAAAGGAAAATCCGGAAAACTACCAAATGACAATGGTTGGGATGATGTTAGATACAACACTTGCTACGGGTGAAAGAATATCTGATGAAGAAATACGGAATCAAATGATGACAATGCTCCTTGCTGGTCATGAAACATCGGCCAATTTATTAACGTGGATTTTTTATGTTCTAAGTCAAAACCCTGAGGTAGAGCGTAAATTTCATGAAGAGATTGATGCTATTTCTTTATTGGAAGAATCACCATTTGAAGTTTATAGTAAGCTAGCATATACTCAGCAAATGATGAAAGAAGCACTTCGCCTGTTTCCACCTGCTTGGCTTATATACAGAGAGGCGGATAAAGATGTGGAGTTATTAGGGGAGACGTTTAAAGAAGGTAGCACTTTTATGATTTGTTCTTATGCCATTCATCGTAATCATGAGATGTTTCCAAATCCAGAGGAGTTTCAGCCAAATCGGTTTGCGAGTGGTTCTAATGAGAACATTCCTCCATTTGCTTATTTTCCCTTTGGAGGGGGTTCCCGAAGCTGCATCGGATATAAGTTTGCCGTTATGGAAACGGTCTTAATATTAGCGATTATAGGGAGAAAATATAAATTTCGACATATTGAAGGTGAACAGGCTATACCTGATCCACTTGTTTCCCTTCGAATAAAGGATGGTCTTAGAATGGAGATAATTGAACGTTAG
- a CDS encoding NAD(P)/FAD-dependent oxidoreductase, translating to MLRDVVIIGGGLTGVMAARTLKENGIDDVLVIDKGKSLGGRMATRRIGEGRVDHGAQFFTVRTKHFQSFVEELEKNDFVSKWFGKTYSRYKSNNGMNSLVKKLGENLEVKLNTKVINIHKIEDYYLLQAECNTRIAAKAVILTAPVPQSTELLHNLKIDHTLTEMLEKVTYNPCFVLIASLSNSSDLPEIGFLNENLPDGVDRIVDHRKKGISRLTTLSMYTSGEWAKDYYHLEDHEIKALLLENLKPVLQKENIIELQLKRWKYSEATSTIKHPFLNLEQTIPLFLAGDVFLHKDDLSGKTRVESAFLSGVAVGEEVARRMLEE from the coding sequence GTGTTAAGGGATGTTGTCATTATTGGTGGTGGTCTTACAGGTGTAATGGCTGCTAGAACTTTAAAAGAAAATGGTATCGATGATGTTTTGGTCATTGATAAAGGAAAAAGTCTTGGAGGGAGAATGGCAACAAGGCGAATTGGAGAAGGCAGGGTTGATCATGGTGCTCAATTCTTTACAGTACGAACAAAGCATTTCCAATCTTTTGTGGAAGAGTTGGAGAAAAATGATTTCGTAAGCAAATGGTTTGGCAAAACCTACTCTCGTTATAAAAGTAATAACGGAATGAACAGTCTCGTAAAAAAACTTGGTGAAAACCTGGAAGTCAAACTAAACACAAAAGTCATTAACATTCATAAGATCGAGGACTATTACTTATTACAAGCTGAATGTAATACAAGAATTGCTGCAAAAGCAGTAATCTTAACTGCCCCGGTACCACAATCAACAGAATTACTTCACAATTTGAAAATAGACCATACTTTAACTGAGATGCTGGAAAAGGTTACGTATAACCCTTGCTTTGTGTTAATAGCCTCATTAAGTAACTCATCTGATTTACCAGAGATAGGATTTCTTAATGAAAACTTGCCTGATGGAGTCGACCGCATTGTTGATCATAGAAAAAAGGGCATTTCAAGGCTTACAACCCTCAGTATGTATACATCAGGTGAATGGGCAAAGGATTATTATCATCTAGAAGATCATGAAATTAAGGCACTTCTTTTAGAGAACTTAAAGCCTGTTTTACAGAAAGAAAATATCATAGAGCTACAGCTTAAGAGGTGGAAATACTCAGAAGCGACTTCAACAATAAAACACCCTTTCTTAAATCTTGAACAAACAATCCCCTTATTTTTGGCTGGTGATGTGTTTTTACATAAAGACGACCTGAGTGGGAAAACAAGGGTTGAGAGTGCATTTCTTTCAGGGGTTGCCGTAGGGGAAGAGGTGGCGAGAAGAATGTTGGAGGAATAA
- a CDS encoding NAD(P)/FAD-dependent oxidoreductase gives MKKYIVVGAGILGASAAYHLAKAGAEVTVIDRKDKGQATDAAAGIVCPWLSQRRNKAWYQMVKGGARYYPELIKKLEDDGETETGYSKVGAISLNKDTEKLKKMAERAAKRREDAPEIGEIKLLSPEETQSLFPPLSPEYGAVFVSGGARVNGRALRSALVRAAKKNGATFIEENAVSLVHDKKRITGVCVSEQVYDANQVIITGGAWSQELLSPLGIKFIVKPQKAQIIHLHLENTDTSSWPVVMPPNNQYILSFEEGRVVVGATHEDDAGFDLRVTAGGVHEILSKALEVAPGLDESSMVETRVGFRPFTPGFLPIIGPIQGYEGLLVANGLGASGLTSGPFLGLELANLAMGKETELELQLYSPENAIE, from the coding sequence TTGAAGAAATATATCGTGGTCGGAGCGGGGATTCTCGGTGCATCAGCTGCTTACCATTTAGCTAAAGCTGGTGCCGAAGTTACCGTTATAGATAGAAAAGATAAGGGACAGGCAACAGATGCTGCCGCTGGAATAGTCTGTCCATGGTTGTCTCAGCGTCGAAACAAGGCATGGTATCAAATGGTCAAAGGTGGAGCTCGCTATTATCCGGAATTAATAAAGAAATTAGAAGATGATGGTGAAACAGAAACAGGCTATAGCAAAGTCGGAGCAATTAGCCTGAATAAAGACACAGAAAAGCTTAAAAAAATGGCAGAACGAGCTGCTAAACGAAGAGAAGATGCACCGGAAATCGGTGAAATTAAACTATTATCTCCTGAAGAAACACAGTCTTTGTTTCCGCCTCTATCTCCAGAATATGGTGCTGTTTTTGTAAGTGGGGGAGCACGGGTCAATGGAAGAGCACTTCGTTCAGCATTAGTCAGGGCAGCAAAAAAGAACGGTGCTACTTTTATTGAAGAAAATGCTGTTTCATTAGTTCATGATAAAAAGCGTATTACCGGGGTTTGTGTTAGTGAGCAAGTTTATGATGCTAATCAAGTCATTATAACCGGAGGTGCTTGGTCACAGGAGTTATTAAGTCCATTAGGAATAAAGTTTATCGTTAAGCCACAAAAAGCACAAATTATTCATCTTCATCTCGAGAACACAGATACAAGCTCTTGGCCAGTCGTGATGCCACCTAACAATCAATATATTCTTTCTTTTGAAGAAGGTAGAGTTGTTGTAGGTGCAACACATGAGGATGATGCTGGTTTTGACCTTCGTGTAACAGCAGGTGGAGTTCATGAAATATTAAGTAAAGCTCTAGAGGTAGCACCAGGTTTAGATGAAAGCTCTATGGTAGAAACAAGAGTTGGATTCCGTCCATTTACACCTGGATTTCTTCCAATTATTGGTCCAATACAAGGATATGAAGGTTTATTAGTAGCAAATGGATTGGGGGCCTCGGGACTAACGAGTGGTCCATTTCTTGGTTTAGAGCTTGCTAATCTTGCTATGGGAAAAGAAACTGAATTAGAGCTTCAATTGTATAGCCCTGAAAATGCAATAGAATAG
- a CDS encoding asparagine synthase produces MNIREGLIPTALGSAVTATGYVLKQRRGSNKMVANTVFGFGLAHVVLGAIDLVQHRR; encoded by the coding sequence ATGAATATTCGTGAAGGATTAATCCCAACTGCATTAGGTTCAGCTGTTACTGCTACTGGATATGTATTAAAACAAAGACGCGGTTCTAATAAAATGGTCGCAAATACTGTTTTTGGTTTTGGTCTTGCCCACGTAGTATTAGGTGCCATTGACCTTGTCCAACATCGACGTTAA
- a CDS encoding LacI family DNA-binding transcriptional regulator produces MNQKITIRDVAKHAGVSAATVSYVLNGVNKVSDETKDRVLQAIEHLNYQPDFTAISLSKRKSKMIGVIMPLVEDTLAPILKENPYVSELLSGVEYTCRKNGYDFVISGISKAEECKNWIMKRNLDALLVLGKFPVNVFEKMKPLSIPLVFVDSFEEYANAYHNIRINDELGGYLGTKHLIDIGHTQICFVPNGKIDRAVDGQRFLGFKRALKEAGIPFKKEMVVEGKLNTFENGYSIGLELMKKQDITGIFTSSDITALGIIKSLNDHKKRIPGDYAIVGFDDLMISKFSSPSLTTIRQDVFRKGSIAAETCITVIESEDVHPEQIMLPVELVVRDSTKEKSDI; encoded by the coding sequence ATGAATCAAAAAATTACAATACGTGATGTAGCTAAACATGCAGGAGTTTCGGCCGCTACTGTGTCATACGTACTCAATGGAGTAAACAAGGTATCGGATGAAACGAAAGATCGTGTGTTACAGGCTATTGAACACTTAAACTATCAACCGGATTTTACAGCTATAAGTTTATCGAAAAGAAAGTCCAAGATGATTGGTGTGATTATGCCATTAGTTGAAGATACCTTAGCACCGATTTTAAAGGAAAATCCATATGTTAGCGAATTGTTAAGTGGTGTTGAATATACTTGCCGGAAAAATGGATATGATTTTGTTATCTCCGGTATATCTAAAGCGGAGGAATGCAAAAACTGGATCATGAAGCGAAACTTAGATGCCCTTTTGGTTTTAGGGAAGTTTCCTGTTAATGTATTCGAAAAAATGAAACCGCTATCTATTCCGCTGGTGTTTGTCGATTCGTTTGAGGAGTATGCTAATGCATATCATAATATTCGCATCAATGACGAGCTAGGTGGATATTTGGGCACAAAGCATTTAATCGATATTGGTCACACTCAAATCTGCTTTGTACCAAATGGAAAAATAGATCGTGCGGTCGACGGTCAACGTTTTTTAGGTTTTAAAAGAGCTCTTAAGGAAGCTGGTATTCCTTTTAAAAAAGAGATGGTTGTTGAAGGAAAATTAAACACCTTTGAAAATGGATATTCAATTGGATTAGAGTTAATGAAAAAACAAGATATTACAGGTATTTTTACCTCTTCTGATATTACTGCATTAGGAATCATTAAATCACTAAATGATCATAAAAAAAGAATTCCTGGAGACTACGCAATTGTTGGATTCGATGACTTGATGATTAGTAAATTTTCTTCACCGAGCTTAACGACAATACGTCAGGATGTTTTTCGAAAAGGATCAATTGCAGCAGAAACATGTATCACTGTGATTGAAAGTGAGGATGTACACCCAGAGCAGATCATGCTCCCTGTTGAACTTGTTGTCAGGGATTCAACTAAAGAAAAGTCAGACATTTAA
- a CDS encoding ThuA domain-containing protein, whose translation MTKVTVWNENRHEKKNPVVSEIYPKGIHGAIADFLQQDNNEVKTATLDEPQHGLTDEVLENTDVLVWWGHLAHDEVEDSIVEKVAQRVLDGMGLIVLHSGHFSKIFKKLMGTSCDLKWREADDKERIWVVDPSHPIAEGIGEYIELEKEEMYGEHFDIPAPDELIFTSWFEGGEIFRSGCTFKRGNGKIFYFRPGHETYPTYHNEQVQTVIKNAIKYVKPVNRKRPVYGNAKPLETISAK comes from the coding sequence ATGACTAAAGTTACAGTATGGAATGAAAACAGACATGAAAAGAAAAATCCCGTAGTTAGTGAGATTTATCCAAAAGGAATTCACGGTGCTATTGCTGATTTTCTACAACAAGACAACAATGAAGTGAAAACGGCTACATTAGATGAGCCACAGCACGGACTTACAGATGAGGTATTAGAAAATACTGATGTACTCGTTTGGTGGGGGCATCTTGCACATGATGAAGTAGAAGACTCAATCGTCGAAAAGGTTGCACAAAGAGTGTTAGATGGAATGGGACTTATTGTGTTGCATTCAGGACATTTTTCTAAGATTTTCAAAAAGCTAATGGGAACAAGCTGTGATTTAAAATGGCGTGAAGCTGATGATAAAGAACGGATTTGGGTTGTAGATCCTAGTCATCCAATTGCAGAAGGAATTGGAGAGTATATCGAACTTGAAAAAGAAGAAATGTATGGTGAGCACTTTGACATTCCTGCACCGGATGAGTTGATCTTTACAAGCTGGTTTGAGGGTGGAGAGATCTTTAGAAGTGGATGTACGTTTAAACGTGGTAATGGCAAGATATTCTACTTCCGTCCAGGTCATGAAACATACCCAACATACCATAACGAGCAAGTACAAACTGTTATAAAAAATGCTATTAAATATGTAAAGCCTGTTAACCGTAAACGTCCTGTTTATGGAAATGCGAAGCCTTTAGAAACAATCTCAGCTAAGTAA